A window of the Mucilaginibacter sp. cycad4 genome harbors these coding sequences:
- a CDS encoding DUF5686 and carboxypeptidase regulatory-like domain-containing protein — MKPALVALFLLLNLSLYAQQFSISGKIINQEGKPVPFASVFIKNTTTGVSANSEGTYLLRLNGGRQEIQYKAVGYAQQSKIVNLTVNQVINISLQTETYQLKDVTVHAGGEDPAYAIMRKAIKTRKTYLNEVKAYTCDIYIKGLQKLLAAPKTFMGFDVQKATSEAGLDSNRRGIVYLSESESKYSFIRPDKVHEEQVSSKVSGRNRAFSFNRASDMAVNFYQNYETWQGISNRPLVSPVADNAMFYYNYKYIGTSVENGETINKIQVIPKRAHDPCFEGYIYILDDSWRIYGLQLYITKKANINFVDTLKINQQFFPVSEKTWMTSSVKFEFTGGLFGFKLGGYFISIYKNYNLDPALNKADFNEVLRITKGTGKDSAYWSQARPIPLTGEEITDYSNKEKLAKRRESKEYLDSLDKANNKFKPVNLLFTGINTRNRYKKEYFHYDPIVGSLLYNTVEGLAIDYGASYSKLVDTVNNRYFMLKGKLRYGFSNHLFNASAGVAIPVLQRFTLGLSGGSDVVDLNNQAPMSAFVNTVHSLLAQQNFKKLYQKQFASALLSGRVTGGLRGSASVEWANRKSLLNTASFSVFDPHAHQFTSNNPMDPDHNTLLFAENQSLTVNLQASYDFSDKYETYPSGRRYLPSKYPTISLNYTKGISNVLGSDVNYDKISAEVSKADISMGFYGSSSFFIGAGKSLNAKNVFFPDYFHFAGNEVLSYKPRLNRFLLLDYYDFSTPDKYLEGHFEHNFSGFITNKIPLIRKFKLQEIVDVNYLYTPALKNYTELGFGLQYLNIRLMYGVSYNGGSEAKSAVRLGISL, encoded by the coding sequence ATGAAGCCAGCCTTAGTTGCGTTATTTTTACTACTCAATCTTTCCTTATATGCCCAGCAATTCAGCATTAGCGGTAAAATAATCAACCAGGAAGGTAAGCCTGTTCCTTTTGCATCCGTATTTATAAAAAATACCACTACAGGGGTATCTGCCAACAGTGAGGGAACATACCTGCTGCGTTTAAATGGCGGCAGGCAGGAAATTCAATATAAGGCAGTTGGTTATGCCCAGCAAAGCAAAATTGTTAATCTTACTGTTAACCAGGTCATAAACATCAGCCTGCAAACAGAAACTTACCAGCTTAAGGATGTTACCGTGCATGCAGGCGGCGAAGACCCTGCCTATGCCATTATGCGCAAGGCTATTAAAACACGAAAAACCTATCTTAACGAAGTTAAAGCCTATACCTGCGATATCTACATCAAAGGCTTGCAAAAGCTATTAGCTGCTCCAAAAACTTTCATGGGTTTTGATGTGCAAAAGGCCACCAGTGAAGCCGGGCTCGATTCAAACCGCCGTGGGATAGTTTATCTTTCTGAGTCGGAATCAAAATATAGTTTTATCAGGCCGGATAAGGTGCATGAGGAGCAGGTATCATCAAAAGTATCGGGCCGTAACCGTGCGTTCAGCTTTAACCGGGCATCGGATATGGCGGTTAATTTTTACCAGAACTATGAAACATGGCAGGGCATAAGCAACCGTCCGCTGGTGTCGCCGGTAGCCGACAACGCCATGTTTTATTATAACTACAAATACATTGGCACTTCGGTTGAAAACGGTGAAACAATTAACAAGATCCAGGTGATCCCAAAGCGGGCGCACGACCCATGTTTTGAAGGTTATATTTATATTTTGGATGATAGCTGGCGCATTTACGGGCTGCAGCTTTATATCACCAAAAAGGCTAACATCAATTTTGTTGATACCCTTAAAATTAATCAGCAGTTTTTTCCGGTGAGCGAAAAGACTTGGATGACTTCCTCTGTTAAATTTGAATTTACAGGAGGTTTGTTCGGATTTAAATTAGGTGGTTACTTTATTTCGATCTATAAAAACTATAACCTCGACCCTGCACTAAACAAAGCTGATTTTAACGAAGTTCTCCGGATTACCAAAGGTACGGGTAAAGATTCGGCTTATTGGAGCCAGGCCCGGCCTATTCCGCTTACCGGCGAAGAGATCACCGATTACAGCAATAAAGAAAAGCTTGCCAAAAGGCGCGAATCAAAAGAGTACCTCGACTCGCTTGATAAGGCCAATAATAAATTCAAACCTGTAAACCTTCTGTTTACAGGTATCAATACACGTAACCGCTATAAAAAGGAATATTTTCACTATGATCCTATCGTCGGCTCCTTGCTTTATAACACGGTTGAGGGCTTGGCCATTGATTATGGCGCATCATACAGTAAGCTGGTGGATACAGTCAATAACCGTTATTTTATGCTGAAAGGCAAACTGCGATATGGTTTTTCCAATCATTTGTTCAATGCTTCGGCGGGTGTGGCTATCCCGGTACTGCAACGGTTTACGCTGGGTTTGAGCGGAGGTTCGGATGTGGTTGACCTGAATAACCAGGCTCCCATGTCGGCCTTTGTGAATACAGTTCACAGCCTGCTTGCGCAGCAGAATTTTAAAAAACTGTATCAAAAGCAATTTGCATCTGCATTGCTTTCGGGCAGGGTGACCGGTGGTTTGCGCGGCAGCGCATCGGTTGAGTGGGCTAATCGTAAATCGTTGCTAAACACGGCATCATTCAGTGTTTTTGACCCGCATGCTCACCAGTTTACATCCAATAACCCAATGGATCCTGATCATAACACACTGCTGTTTGCCGAAAATCAGTCGCTCACCGTAAACTTGCAGGCCAGTTATGATTTTAGTGACAAGTATGAAACCTATCCCTCGGGCAGGCGCTATCTGCCATCCAAATATCCAACCATCAGTTTAAACTACACTAAAGGCATCAGCAATGTATTAGGCTCGGATGTTAATTACGATAAGATCAGCGCTGAAGTTTCCAAAGCGGATATCAGCATGGGTTTTTATGGTAGCAGCTCATTCTTTATAGGGGCCGGTAAATCCCTGAATGCTAAAAACGTATTCTTTCCCGATTATTTTCACTTTGCAGGTAACGAGGTGCTTTCATATAAACCAAGGTTAAACCGCTTCCTGCTATTGGATTACTACGATTTCAGCACGCCTGATAAATATCTTGAAGGGCATTTTGAACACAACTTTTCGGGTTTCATCACCAATAAAATACCGCTTATCCGCAAGTTTAAACTACAGGAAATTGTCGATGTAAATTACCTGTACACCCCCGCGCTTAAAAATTATACCGAACTTGGTTTCGGTTTGCAATATCTTAATATCCGTTTGATGTATGGCGTATCATACAATGGAGGCAGCGAAGCAAAATCGGCAGTAAGGCTGGGGATAAGCTTATAA
- the ligA gene encoding NAD-dependent DNA ligase LigA, with product MSSAEAKKQIEALTAELKQHNYNYYVLAMPTISDFDFDKKLELLNKLEKEYPDFADPDSPTQKVGGDITKEFVTIRHRWPMLSLGNTYNEQELLDFDQRIRKAIGDNFEYVCELKFDGLSMSLTYEDGKLVRAVTRGDGVQGDEVTTNIKTIHTIPKRLHGEGYPAYFDIRGEVFMHRKAFDRLNNERIESGEVPYANPRNFASGTVKMQDSAEVAKRPLDCFLYFLYTEKTVFKTHWESLQAVKTWGFHTNEHSELCPDINCVLEFINKWDKERFNLSYDIDGIVIKVNNYSQQQELGFTAKSPRWAISYKFKAERVETELLEVTYQVGRTGAVTPVANLKPVLLAGTTVKRATLHNANEIIRLDLHEGDTVFVEKGGEIIPKIISVNPEKRKADALPVVYRTTCPACDTPLERKEGEAAFYCPNDEGCPPQIVGKMQHFIGRKAMNIDGLGDETIETLYSKGFISHISDIYELHAHAAELKQLGRFGEKSINNMLDGIEASKKMPFEKVLFGLGIRYVGETVARKLAFHFKSIDKLMEASVEELTAAEEIGERIAQSITEYFAGDIHRQEIQKLREQGLKFIAQEKEVVLASEKLAGMNFIISGTFGNFSRDELKDIIEQNGGKILSSISAKLNYLVAGENMGPAKLEKANKLNIPIISDDELIELIK from the coding sequence ATGTCATCAGCTGAAGCAAAAAAACAAATAGAGGCATTAACAGCCGAACTTAAACAGCATAACTACAATTACTATGTGCTGGCCATGCCAACCATTTCTGATTTTGATTTTGATAAAAAACTGGAGTTGCTTAACAAACTCGAAAAAGAATACCCGGATTTTGCTGACCCTGATTCGCCCACGCAAAAGGTAGGCGGGGATATTACCAAGGAGTTTGTAACCATCAGGCACCGGTGGCCGATGCTGTCATTAGGCAATACCTATAATGAACAGGAACTGCTTGATTTTGACCAGCGGATCCGCAAAGCGATTGGCGATAATTTTGAATACGTATGTGAGCTTAAGTTTGATGGTTTGAGTATGAGCCTCACTTATGAAGACGGTAAACTGGTACGGGCCGTTACCCGCGGCGATGGTGTACAGGGCGACGAGGTAACCACCAATATTAAAACCATTCATACCATCCCTAAGCGCCTGCATGGCGAAGGCTATCCGGCTTATTTTGATATCCGCGGTGAAGTGTTCATGCACCGCAAGGCTTTTGACAGGTTGAATAACGAACGGATTGAAAGCGGAGAGGTGCCTTATGCCAACCCCCGCAATTTTGCGTCGGGTACAGTAAAAATGCAGGATTCGGCCGAGGTAGCTAAACGCCCGCTTGATTGTTTCCTTTACTTTTTATACACCGAAAAAACTGTATTTAAAACCCATTGGGAAAGCCTGCAGGCTGTTAAAACCTGGGGCTTCCATACCAATGAGCATAGCGAGCTTTGCCCGGATATTAATTGCGTACTGGAGTTCATTAATAAATGGGATAAGGAACGTTTTAACCTGAGCTATGATATTGACGGCATAGTTATTAAAGTAAATAACTACTCACAGCAGCAGGAGCTTGGCTTCACGGCCAAATCGCCGCGCTGGGCCATATCTTACAAGTTTAAGGCCGAGAGGGTGGAGACCGAACTGCTTGAGGTGACTTACCAGGTGGGCCGTACCGGCGCAGTTACCCCGGTAGCTAACTTAAAACCTGTGCTGCTTGCCGGTACTACGGTAAAGCGGGCAACGCTGCATAATGCTAATGAGATCATCCGCCTGGATTTGCATGAGGGTGATACCGTTTTTGTTGAAAAAGGCGGTGAAATCATCCCCAAGATCATCAGCGTAAACCCCGAAAAACGGAAGGCCGATGCATTGCCCGTTGTTTACCGTACCACCTGCCCTGCCTGCGACACACCACTTGAACGCAAGGAAGGTGAAGCCGCGTTTTATTGCCCTAATGATGAAGGCTGCCCGCCTCAGATTGTTGGGAAGATGCAGCATTTCATCGGTCGTAAGGCTATGAATATTGATGGTTTGGGTGATGAAACCATCGAAACCTTATACAGCAAAGGATTTATAAGCCACATCAGCGATATCTATGAGCTGCATGCCCATGCTGCCGAATTGAAACAATTGGGCCGTTTTGGCGAAAAATCGATCAATAATATGCTTGATGGTATTGAAGCCTCTAAAAAAATGCCTTTTGAAAAAGTGCTGTTTGGTTTGGGCATCCGTTATGTAGGCGAAACCGTTGCCCGTAAGCTGGCCTTCCATTTTAAATCGATAGATAAATTAATGGAAGCATCGGTTGAAGAACTTACGGCTGCCGAAGAGATAGGCGAACGGATAGCGCAAAGTATAACCGAATATTTTGCGGGTGATATCCATCGCCAGGAAATACAAAAACTAAGGGAGCAGGGCCTAAAATTTATTGCCCAGGAAAAAGAAGTTGTACTGGCCAGTGAAAAACTTGCCGGGATGAACTTTATTATATCGGGAACGTTCGGGAACTTTTCGCGTGATGAGCTGAAAGATATCATTGAGCAAAACGGCGGCAAGATATTGAGCAGTATATCGGCCAAACTTAATTACCTGGTTGCAGGCGAAAATATGGGGCCTGCAAAGCTGGAAAAGGCTAATAAACTTAATATCCCGATTATTAGTGATGATGAGCTGATAGAACTGATAAAATAA
- a CDS encoding TNT domain-containing protein → MKTLKILILSVFLTPFLATAQTKPLKHAHDPAANHHKLPVRGITYDDFKSSVADFADSTKKALADSAWLLWKTEKWDALEKFFTANNLNGGWPPNRGAVNLVIITLKKGVLVDRYGGYTDSTGTFQDKGTFLSPKGVPFPKRALPDNTLTKPYKIYKVLKAIAKVRQGKIIPWFGKPGLGIQYEVPATVNDLKTGGYIEEVKQ, encoded by the coding sequence ATGAAAACACTAAAAATCCTGATCCTCTCAGTATTCCTGACGCCCTTTTTGGCAACAGCGCAAACAAAACCACTAAAGCATGCACACGACCCTGCTGCAAACCACCACAAACTTCCTGTTCGGGGCATTACTTATGATGACTTTAAAAGCTCTGTAGCTGATTTTGCCGACAGCACCAAAAAAGCCCTTGCAGATTCGGCCTGGCTGCTTTGGAAAACAGAAAAATGGGATGCACTTGAAAAATTCTTTACCGCTAACAACCTTAACGGCGGCTGGCCTCCAAACCGCGGAGCTGTAAACCTCGTTATCATTACGCTTAAAAAAGGCGTATTGGTTGACCGTTACGGAGGTTATACCGATTCTACCGGTACTTTCCAGGATAAGGGCACATTTTTATCACCAAAAGGTGTACCTTTCCCAAAACGTGCCCTGCCCGATAATACATTGACCAAGCCCTACAAAATTTATAAAGTTTTGAAAGCGATAGCCAAAGTGAGGCAAGGGAAGATCATTCCATGGTTTGGCAAACCGGGTTTAGGTATCCAGTATGAAGTGCCTGCTACTGTTAACGACCTCAAGACAGGCGGTTACATAGAAGAAGTAAAACAATAA
- a CDS encoding DUF6263 family protein translates to MKKILTAGLLAIVAVTGYAQKVKPALKLIKGNSYYLSTAAHSVVKQTINGQVNNIDMTIDGKMSFKVLNADDSLYYMEVNYTKVGMKMQLPTGNVAFDSDNKDTTNIMARVMSGITNKPFTATLTKSGRIRSIENAENMITTMIDGFKEVPAAQKEQLKTQLTQSFGSGALKSNLEMAMSVLPETAVAKNDKWTIKNNLEGAMSAKIVSVYQLVDITPQSYVIHGNATLETDNTAGYKTVSNMPMKYNMKGTMTADVVVDKATGWISSSKLKQNIDGTVEIKDNPKVPGGLTFPMSVTSETSSTDH, encoded by the coding sequence ATGAAGAAAATTTTGACGGCCGGTTTACTGGCTATAGTGGCAGTAACCGGTTATGCGCAAAAGGTAAAACCGGCTTTAAAGTTAATTAAAGGCAATAGTTATTATTTATCTACCGCAGCACACTCCGTTGTAAAGCAAACCATAAACGGGCAGGTTAATAATATCGATATGACCATTGACGGCAAAATGTCATTCAAAGTGTTAAATGCCGATGATTCCCTTTATTACATGGAGGTTAACTATACCAAAGTGGGAATGAAAATGCAACTGCCTACCGGTAATGTAGCTTTTGACTCTGATAATAAGGATACTACAAATATTATGGCCAGGGTCATGTCGGGCATAACCAATAAACCATTTACGGCAACGCTAACCAAAAGCGGCCGGATCAGATCAATAGAGAACGCCGAAAATATGATCACAACTATGATAGATGGTTTTAAGGAGGTGCCAGCTGCACAAAAAGAACAGTTAAAGACGCAGTTAACCCAATCGTTTGGTTCAGGGGCGCTTAAAAGCAATCTGGAAATGGCTATGTCGGTGCTGCCCGAAACGGCTGTGGCAAAAAATGATAAATGGACAATTAAAAATAACCTGGAGGGTGCTATGAGTGCTAAGATTGTATCCGTTTATCAGTTGGTTGATATTACGCCGCAAAGCTATGTGATCCATGGAAATGCCACACTTGAAACTGATAATACAGCGGGCTATAAAACCGTCAGTAATATGCCCATGAAATACAATATGAAAGGTACTATGACAGCCGATGTTGTTGTTGACAAGGCTACCGGCTGGATCTCCAGTTCAAAATTAAAGCAAAACATTGATGGCACTGTCGAGATAAAAGATAATCCCAAGGTTCCGGGCGGTTTAACATTCCCTATGAGTGTTACCAGCGAAACATCAAGTACTGATCATTAA
- a CDS encoding DUF885 domain-containing protein, with the protein MVRNIFLKLALAVVLFMVAFTGCKKDGGSGTGPLLGKDDEAFIKYENTFLDNFWKLNPDWATSAGYHKYDSLMVLPNEQSRDKLVTFAKYQVDSLSRFEVNTLSEANKIDYKILQNQLEYLQWQVRQLKQYEWDPSSYNVIGTFAYILNEHYEPLPKRLRHFYQRMSFIPQYYKDAQKQIKNPVTELTSLAIEQNLGGLDVIGKDFADSLKKTNIPKAEQKQMTDRAAQSVVAIKAYADWLKALKNDHPRSFRLGKDLYEDKFKYEIVATNTAEKIYNAAVERKKFIHREMAKISKQLWSKYFGKQAAPADSLLMISQLIDTLSSKHVKPEDFQSSIEQLIPKLNAFVKAKDLLTLDPSKPLIIRKEPGYMAGVAGASMSGPGPYDKNGNSYYNVGSLAGWSKEKAESYLREYNNYILQILSIHEAVPGHYVQGVYSNKAPSIIKAVFGNGAMAEGWAVYTEQMMLENGFGNNEPEMMLMWYKWNLRSVCNTILDYSVHSGSMTKDEAIKLLTREAFQQQAEADGKWKRVSVTSVQLTSYYTGYKEIIDLRDAYKIKMGDKYKLKEFNEKFLSYGSAPVKFIREAMLAKTSGN; encoded by the coding sequence GTGGTCAGAAACATATTCTTAAAATTAGCACTCGCCGTTGTTTTATTCATGGTTGCCTTTACCGGCTGTAAAAAAGATGGGGGCAGCGGCACCGGCCCATTGTTAGGGAAGGATGATGAAGCTTTTATTAAATATGAAAATACCTTTCTGGATAACTTCTGGAAATTAAATCCTGATTGGGCTACATCTGCGGGTTATCATAAATATGACAGCCTGATGGTGCTTCCAAACGAGCAAAGCCGCGATAAACTGGTAACTTTTGCTAAATACCAGGTTGATTCGTTAAGCCGCTTTGAGGTAAATACCTTGTCTGAAGCTAATAAGATAGATTACAAGATTCTTCAAAACCAGTTGGAATACCTGCAATGGCAGGTGCGCCAGTTAAAACAATACGAGTGGGACCCATCGTCATACAATGTTATCGGTACGTTTGCTTATATTTTGAATGAGCATTATGAACCTTTGCCTAAACGCTTACGCCATTTTTACCAGCGGATGTCGTTTATTCCGCAATATTATAAAGATGCCCAAAAACAGATCAAAAACCCGGTGACGGAGCTCACCAGCTTAGCTATTGAGCAAAACCTGGGAGGGCTTGATGTAATAGGAAAAGATTTTGCCGATTCGCTTAAGAAAACCAATATCCCCAAAGCTGAGCAAAAGCAAATGACCGACAGGGCCGCCCAAAGCGTTGTGGCTATTAAAGCTTACGCAGACTGGCTTAAAGCACTTAAAAACGATCATCCAAGAAGTTTTAGATTGGGTAAAGATCTGTATGAGGATAAATTTAAATACGAAATAGTAGCTACCAATACTGCCGAAAAAATTTACAATGCCGCGGTGGAACGGAAAAAATTTATCCACCGTGAAATGGCTAAGATCAGCAAGCAGCTTTGGTCGAAATACTTTGGCAAACAGGCTGCGCCTGCCGATAGCTTGTTAATGATAAGCCAGCTGATAGACACCTTATCATCAAAACATGTTAAGCCGGAAGATTTTCAATCGTCAATTGAACAGCTGATACCTAAGCTGAACGCCTTTGTTAAAGCTAAAGACCTGTTAACGCTTGATCCGTCGAAACCATTGATCATTCGTAAAGAACCTGGTTATATGGCAGGTGTGGCGGGAGCATCTATGAGCGGCCCGGGCCCGTATGATAAAAATGGTAACTCATACTATAACGTAGGCAGCCTGGCCGGCTGGAGTAAGGAGAAGGCCGAAAGCTACCTGCGCGAATACAATAATTATATTTTACAGATCCTGAGCATTCACGAAGCTGTGCCGGGGCATTATGTACAGGGCGTATACTCCAATAAAGCTCCAAGTATCATTAAAGCGGTGTTTGGTAACGGCGCCATGGCCGAGGGTTGGGCGGTATACACTGAGCAAATGATGCTCGAGAACGGCTTTGGTAATAACGAGCCCGAAATGATGTTGATGTGGTACAAATGGAACCTGCGTTCGGTTTGTAATACCATTTTGGATTATAGTGTGCACAGCGGCAGCATGACCAAAGATGAAGCTATCAAACTGTTAACCCGTGAAGCCTTCCAGCAGCAGGCCGAAGCCGATGGTAAATGGAAGCGTGTTAGCGTAACCAGTGTTCAGCTAACCAGTTATTATACCGGTTACAAAGAGATCATCGATTTGAGAGATGCCTATAAAATAAAAATGGGTGATAAGTATAAACTGAAAGAGTTTAACGAAAAGTTTTTGAGTTACGGCAGTGCCCCGGTTAAGTTTATAAGGGAAGCTATGCTGGCCAAAACCAGCGGAAATTAA
- a CDS encoding DinB family protein — MNNEHQILIDEIIHLLQGGNAHADLKKTLDGLPPDFRGVKIDKLPYTIWQLVEHIRIAQWDMLEFSKDSSHESPNWPDDYWPKELAPKDDKAWDNSLKQIYDDLEALIDLVKTQDLYKKIPHGDGQTILREALQAADHNAYHIAEIIVIRRLLGAW, encoded by the coding sequence ATGAATAATGAACACCAGATTTTAATTGATGAGATAATTCATTTACTGCAAGGTGGCAATGCCCACGCCGATCTGAAAAAAACACTTGATGGTTTACCACCTGATTTTCGCGGAGTTAAAATTGATAAACTTCCCTATACTATTTGGCAACTGGTTGAGCATATCCGGATAGCCCAATGGGATATGCTGGAGTTTAGCAAAGATAGCAGCCATGAATCACCAAACTGGCCGGACGATTACTGGCCCAAAGAACTTGCCCCAAAAGATGATAAAGCCTGGGATAATTCACTTAAACAAATTTATGACGACTTAGAAGCGCTGATTGATTTGGTAAAAACCCAGGATCTTTATAAGAAGATCCCGCATGGCGATGGGCAAACCATCCTTCGCGAAGCACTACAGGCAGCTGATCATAATGCTTATCATATAGCCGAGATCATTGTGATCAGGAGGTTACTGGGGGCGTGGTGA
- a CDS encoding serine aminopeptidase domain-containing protein, whose protein sequence is MKKFCLFILVTCFAGNLFAQMPPANYATALNKFKQLYNNNQPDSVYSMFSPEMKKALTEADFKSTTVQLKTQLGSLVQADLSNYETPIAQYKATFQKGVFLLNLSLNADNKFTGLSLTPYKAENAATASAPAGSTTLTTDPSLTESPVTVKTLLGSISGTLAMPKDANGKVPLVLIIAGSGPTDRDGNSPKLGLHANVYKMIANELGKKGIASLRYDKRLVGQSTTSIKENEIRFEDYVEDAAALLNMFTADERFSRVIILGHSEGSLVGMMAAFDEPIKGFISVAGAGDSADKILTEQMKSQPAFISDGFNRMLDSLKRGKTTDNIDPALYFIARPSIQKYLMSWFRYNPQREIRKVKAPILIIQGTTDLQVTVGDAEKLKKAKSDAILDIIPNMNHVLKEAPADKEKNKATYNEPDLPLKPEFVMAITNFVLKTTK, encoded by the coding sequence ATGAAAAAATTTTGCCTGTTTATATTAGTTACCTGTTTTGCAGGGAATTTATTTGCACAAATGCCTCCGGCCAATTATGCTACGGCTTTAAATAAATTTAAACAGCTATACAATAATAATCAGCCGGATAGCGTGTACAGCATGTTTAGTCCCGAAATGAAGAAGGCACTTACAGAAGCCGATTTCAAGAGTACTACTGTTCAGCTAAAAACACAATTAGGATCGCTTGTTCAAGCCGATCTTTCAAACTATGAAACGCCTATAGCCCAATATAAAGCTACATTTCAAAAAGGGGTCTTCCTATTAAACCTGTCGTTAAATGCCGATAATAAATTTACAGGGCTTTCATTAACGCCATATAAAGCAGAAAATGCTGCCACTGCATCAGCTCCGGCTGGAAGCACAACCTTAACAACCGATCCTTCTTTAACAGAGTCGCCTGTAACCGTTAAAACTTTATTGGGTTCAATATCAGGAACGCTGGCTATGCCGAAAGATGCCAATGGTAAAGTGCCACTGGTATTGATTATTGCCGGTTCGGGGCCTACGGACAGGGATGGTAATAGCCCTAAACTGGGGCTTCACGCCAACGTTTATAAAATGATCGCTAATGAGCTGGGTAAAAAAGGCATAGCATCACTCCGTTACGATAAACGCCTGGTTGGGCAAAGCACTACTTCCATTAAGGAAAACGAGATCAGGTTTGAAGATTATGTGGAGGATGCCGCCGCGTTGCTTAACATGTTTACTGCAGATGAGCGTTTTTCACGGGTAATTATACTTGGTCACAGTGAAGGCTCATTGGTGGGCATGATGGCTGCTTTTGATGAGCCTATAAAAGGCTTCATATCGGTAGCCGGTGCCGGCGATTCGGCCGATAAGATCCTGACAGAGCAAATGAAATCGCAGCCCGCGTTTATATCAGATGGGTTTAACCGCATGCTGGATAGCCTGAAGCGGGGTAAAACAACCGATAATATCGACCCTGCATTATATTTTATAGCCAGGCCAAGTATTCAGAAATACCTCATGTCATGGTTCAGGTATAATCCGCAGCGCGAGATCAGGAAAGTGAAAGCACCAATATTGATCATCCAGGGAACAACTGATTTACAGGTAACTGTTGGCGATGCCGAAAAGTTGAAAAAAGCAAAATCTGACGCTATACTTGATATTATCCCTAACATGAACCATGTGCTGAAAGAAGCTCCGGCAGATAAGGAAAAGAACAAGGCAACCTACAACGAGCCCGATCTGCCGCTGAAACCGGAGTTTGTTATGGCGATAACTAATTTTGTGCTCAAGACAACGAAATAA